A genomic segment from Nicotiana sylvestris chromosome 1, ASM39365v2, whole genome shotgun sequence encodes:
- the LOC104211610 gene encoding disease resistance protein RUN1-like, with amino-acid sequence MDTQLVRGKSSTSSHFSYEVFLSFRGEDTRKTFTGHLYSKLDNVGVKTFIDDEELRKGDVISRELEKAIEESRISIIVFSRNYASSSWCLNELVKILECKEKLKQMVLPIFYDVDPSEVRNQTGLFGEALAKHKERSIGAQTVEKWRAALTEAANLSGWDLQNVADGHESKFVETIIQQVLQEVNQTPLDVAWHPVGVDSRVKDIELLLQIECEDEVRMIGIHGVGGIGKTTLAKAMYNRMFRHFDSSCFLSDVRSEAEEFGLVKLQEKLLQQVLKNKDIKVGSVAQGINLIKTRLESKKVLIVLDDVDHKNQLESLTRERSWFGSGSLIIITTRDKRLLCRLGEKERYEAELLNVNEAMLLFCWHAFDSHFPPEDYVNLARDIIKYSGRLPLALVTLGSHLQGSSIEEWEYEFEKLRAIPHCDIQNILKISFDGLDDETQTIFLDIACAFYGFREDRVTEILNACGFHARSPIATLVQKHLLQRSWHGLVMHDLVRDMGREIVRMESARDPGKRSRLFIPQEVRDVLQGNEGSENVEVLKVDPGTLKGVNLSTKAFEQMKNLRVLIINELHISGDFGLLSKKLKWLSWQNCPLKYIPSNFPSENLVVLDMSGSNMQEFRLNLQCCRSLKKLNLSYCEQLRRTPNFNGSRSLETLLLGGCSSLTEIHPSIGNLDRLIKLDMSRCEKLRDLPSSICQLISLEELFIHHCSSIKTLPDNLGDMKSLTFLYADDTGIKQLPRSVEMLRNLVTLRVGGQELEAKMSISGRGVHRIQYSLLTFVIELSLRYCNLSDADIPRDIGSLSSLKFLDLSGNSFHCLPFDFSKLRVLKKLCLNDCENLQTLPSVSNLENFGHLELQNCQKLVKITQLDNLPSVRLINMNNCSSLQNPFNEGFFSAPAVYAYRKDRYMGPLEIYLECKEIPEWCSNQVTASSMCLTMPTHNNKEYNFLGMVLWLVCDFLDVAPFPSFRISIAHIEPSSIPWNNIGILDAHRELTCVYYISYLSELYYGQMIKGGERIEVWSEDVAVKKIGIDLLYLDQNGKVISLP; translated from the exons ATGGATACTCAATTAGTTAGAGGAAAATCATCTACATCTTCTCACTTCTCTTATGAAGTATTCCTCAGTTTTAGAGGTGAAGACACCCGAAAAACATTCACTGGTCATCTTTATTCCAAATTGGATAATGTTGGAGTTAAAACCTTCATTGATGATGAGGAATTGAGAAAGGGTGACGTGATTTCAAGAGAATTAGAGAAAGCAATTGAAGAGTCAAGAATTTCCATTATTGTTTTCTCAAGAAATTATGCTTCCTCTAGTTGGTGTCTAAATGAACTAGTTAAGATTCTTGAATGCAAAGAGAAATTAAAGCAGATGGTTTTGCCTATTTTCTATGATGTTGATCCATCTGAGGTACGAAATCAAACTGGGTTATTTGGTGAAGCTTTGGCTAAACACAAGGAACGATCCATTGGGGCTCAAACGGTGGAGAAATGGAGAGCTGCACTTACTGAAGCTGCAAATTTATCTGGATGGGATTTGCAAAATGTTGCTGACGG GCATGAATCAAAGTTTGTTGAAACAATTATACAGCAAGTCCTACAAGAGGTCAACCAGACACCTCTAGATGTTGCTTGGCACCCAGTTGGAGTAGATTCACGTGTCAAAGATATAGAGTTGTTATTGCAAATTGAATGTGAAGATGAAGTTCGCATGATTGGTATTCACGGAGTTGGTGGCATAGGAAAAACAACTCTGGCAAAAGCTATGTACAATCGAATGTTTCGACACTTTGATAGTAGTTGCTTCCTTTCAGATGTTAGATCAGAAGCTGAAGAATTTGGTCTTGTCAAGCTACAAGAGAAACTTCTTCAACAAGTACTCAAAAATAAGGACATCAAAGTTGGCAGTGTTGCTCAAGGCATCAATCTAATCAAAACAAGACTCGAGTCAAAGAAGGTTCTAATTGTTCTTGATGACGTGGACCACAAAAACCAATTAGAATCCTTAACAAGAGAAAGAAGTTGGTTTGGTTCGGGTAGTTTAATAATCATTACAACCCGGGACAAGCGATTGCTATGTCGGCTTGGAGAAAAAGAGAGATATGAGGCTGAACTATTAAATGTCAATGAAGCTATGTTACTTTTTTGTTGGCATGCTTTTGACAGTCATTTTCCACCAGAAGATTATGTTAATTTGGCACGAGACATAATCAAATATTCAGGTAGGCTACCATTAGCTCTTGTGACATTGGGGTCACATTTGCAAGGAAGTTCTATAGAAGAATGGGAATATGAATTTGAAAAACTAAGAGCAATTCCTCATTGTGATATCCAAAATATTCTCAAAATAAGCTTTGATGGACTTGATGATGAAACACAGACTATTTTCCTCGATATTGCATGCGCCTTTTATGGGTTTCGTGAGGATAGAGTTACCGAAATATTAAATGCATGTGGCTTTCATGCTAGAAGTCCAATTGCAACTttagttcaaaaacacttgctccAAAGATCTTGGCATGGTTTGGTGATGCATGATCTCGTGCGTGATATGGGAAGAGAAATCGTTCGCATGGAATCAGCTCGAGACCCTGGAAAACGGAGTAGATTGTTCATCCCTCAAGAAGTTCGTGATGTTCTACAAGGAAATGAA GGTTCCGAAAATGTAGAAGTACTGAAGGTAGATCCAGGGACATTAAAGGGAGTGAACTTGAGCACCAAAGCATTTGAGCAAATGAAGAATCTTAGGGTGCTTATAATCAATGAGTTACATAttagtggagattttgggctGTTGTCCAAGAAGCTCAAATGGTTGTCTTGGCAAAATTGTCCTTTAAAATATATACCATCAAATTTTCCTTCTGAGAATCTTGTAGTTTTAGATATGAGCGGCAGTAATATGCAAGAATTTCGATTGAATTTGCAG tgttgtagaagtttgaagaaGCTGAATCTCTCTTATTGTGAGCAACTCAGAAGGACTCCAAACTTCAACGGTTCACGAAGTCTTGAGACTTTGCTGCTTGGTGGTTGCTCAAGTCTGACTGAGATCCATCCATCAATAGGAAATTTGGATAGACTAATTAAACTAGATATGTCTCGTTGCGAAAAACTTAGGGATCTTCCAAGCAGCATATGCCAGCTAATATCCCTTGAAGAATTGTTCATTCATCACTGCTCCTCTATAAAAACACTGCCAGATAACCTTGGAGATATGAAAAGTCTAACATTTCTTTATGCAGATGATACAGGTATAAAACAATTGCCTAGATCTGTTGAAATGCTAAGAAATCTTGTAACTTTGAGAGTGGGAGGCCAAGAGTTAGAGGCCAAAATGAGTATTTCTGGAAGAGGAGTCCATCGGATACAATATTCCTTGCTAACTTTTGTAATCGAATTGAGCCTTAGATACTGTAATTTGTCCGATGCTGATATTCCTAGGGATATTGGGAGCTTATCCTCCTTAAAGTTTTTAGATTTGAGTGGCAACAGTTTCCATTGTCTACCCTTCGATTTTTCTAAGTTACGAGTATTGAAGAAGTTATGTTTGAATGACTGTGAGAATCTTCAAACACTCCCGTCAGTGTCAAATTTAGAGAATTTTGGACATCTTGAACTTCAAAATTGCCAAAAATTGGTCAAGATTACACAGTTGGACAACCTCCCTTCTGTACGGTTGATCAACATGAATAATTGTAGTTCTCTGCAGAATCCATTCAATGAAGGCTTCTTTAGTGCACCTGCTGTATATGCATATAGAAAAGATCGATATATG GGTCCTTTAGAAATTTATCTCGAATGCAAGGAGATTCCAGAATGGTGCAGCAATCAAGTAACAGCTTCATCTATGTGTTTGACTATGCCGACACATAATAATAAGGAGTATAACTTCTTAGGAATGGTTCTCTGGCTTGTTTGCGACTTTTTGGATGTAGCCCCTTTTCCAAGCTTCAGGATTAGTATTGCCCATATAGAGCCTTCAAGTATTCCGTGGAATAATATTGGAATACTTGATGCACACAGAGAACTGACATGTGTATATTACATATCTTATTTAAGTGAACTTTATTATGGCCAGATGATTAAAGGCGGGGAAAGGATAGAAGTGTGGTCTGAAGACGTTGCAGTAAAGAAGATAGGGATCGATCTGTTATATTTAGACCAAAATGGTAAAGTTATATCTTTGCCGTGA
- the LOC138868165 gene encoding disease resistance protein RUN1-like, with protein sequence MVEKWRAALTEAANLSGWDLQNVADGSISFNFLFLQSKLIEKIIQQVLQEVNQTPLDVAWHPVGVYSRVKDMELLQNECEDEVRMIGIHGVGGIGKTTLAKAIYNQMFRLFDSSCFPSDVRSEAEEFDLVNLQEKLLRQILKTDYIKVGSVAQGVNLIKARLGSKKVLTVLDDVDHRKQLESLTRERSRLPLALVTLGSHLQGSSVEEWGYKFEKLRAIPHCDIQKILKISFDGLDDETQTVFLDIVCAFHGFREHEVTEILNACGFHATSAIATLVQKHLLQRPPYRLKMHDLVRDMGREIIRMESARDPGKRSRLFITQEICDVLQGNKGSENVEVLKVDRGTLKGVNLSTKAFEQMKNLRVLIMDELHISGDFGLLSKKLRWLSWKKCPLKCIPSNFPAKNLVVLDMRESDIQEFRLNLQCCTSLKKLDLSDCKQLRSTLNFNGSMSLENLSLGSCSSLTEIHPSIGNLDRLIKLYKHGYKLTDLPSSICQLISLDYLDPDDNLGDIKSLRYLYAYDTAIKQLPRSVEMLRNIVNFESGRSKARGQKEYIWKRSPSDTIFVANFCILFEPYILFLSLL encoded by the exons atggtggaaaaatggagAGCTGCACTTACTGAAGCTGCAAATTTATCTGGATGGGATTTGCAAAATGTTGCTGACGG TagtatttcttttaattttttgtttttgcaATCAAAGTTGATTGAAAAAATTATACAGCAAGTCCTACAAGAGGTCAACCAGACACCTCTAGATGTTGCTTGGCACCCTGTTGGAGTATATTCTCGTGTCAAAGATATGGAGTTATTGCAAAATGAATGTGAAGACGAAGTTCGCATGATTGGTATTCACGGAGTTGGTGGCATAGGGAAAACAACTCTGGCAAAAGCTATCTACAATCAAATGTTTCGACTCTTCGATAGTAGTTGCTTCCCTTCAGATGTTAGATCAGAAGCTGAAGAATTTGATCTTGTCAATCTACAAGAGAAACTTCTTCGACAAATTCTCAAAACTGACTACATCAAAGTTGGCAGTGTTGCTCAAGGCGTCAATCTAATCAAAGCAAGACTTGGGTCAAAGAAGGTTCTCACTGTTCTTGATGATGTGGACCACAGAAAACAATTAGAATCCTTAACACGAGAAAGAA GTAGACTACCGTTAGCTCTTGTGACATTGGGGTCACATTTACAAGGAAGTTCGGTAGAAGAATGGGGATATAAATTTGAAAAACTAAGAGCAATTCCTCATTGTGATATCCAAAAGATTCTCAAGATAAGCTTTGATGGACTTGATGATGAAACACAAACTGTTTTCCTTGATATTGTGTGCGCCTTCCATGGGTTTCGTGAGCATGAAGTTACTGAAATATTAAATGCATGTGGCTTTCATGCTACAAGTGCAATTGCAACTTTAGTCCAAAAACACTTGCTCCAAAGACCTCCCTATCGTTTGAAGATGCATGATCTAGTGCGAGATATGGGAAGAGAAATCATTCGCATGGAATCAGCTCGAGACCCTGGAAAACGGAGTAGATTGTTCATCACTCAAGAAATCTGTGATGTTCTACAAGGAAATAAA GGTTCCGAAAATGTAGAAGTACTGAAGGTAGATCGAGGGACATTAAAGGGTgtgaacttgagcacgaaagcaTTTGAGCAAATGAAAAACCTTAGGGTTCTTATAATGGATGAGTTGCATATTAGTGGAGATTTTGGGTTGTTGTCCAAGAAGCTCAGATGGTTGTCTTGGAAAAAATGTCCTTTAAAATGTATACCATCAAATTTTCCAGCTAAGAATCTTGTAGTTCTAGATATGCGGGAGAGTGATATCCAAGAATTTCGATTGAATTTGCAG TGTTGTACAAGTTTGAAGAAGCTGGATCTCTCTGATTGCAAGCAACTCAGAAGCACTCTAAACTTCAATGGTTCAATGAGTCTTGAGAATTTGTCCCTTGGTAGTTGCTCAAGTCTGACAGAGATCCATCCATCAATAGGAAATTTGGACAGACTAATTAAACTATATAAGCATGGTTATAAACTTACAGATCTTCCAAGCAGTATATGCCAGCTAATATCCCTTGATTACTTGGATCCTgatg ATAACCTTGGAGATATAAAAAGTCTAAGATATCTTTATGCATATGATACAGCTATAAAACAATTGCCTAGATCTGTTGAAATGCTAAGAAATATTGTAAACTTTGAGAGTGGGAGGTCGAAAGCTAGAGGACAAAAGGAGTATATCTGGAAGAGGAGTCCATCAGATACAATATTCGTTGCCAACTTTTGTATCCTATTTGAGCCTTACATACTGTTTCTGTCTTTGCTATAA
- the LOC104211605 gene encoding selenium-binding protein 1-like, giving the protein MATDVEVVQHGTAEINGCCKKGPGYASPLEAMAGPKESLIYVTCIYTGTGRGKPDYLATVDVDPNSPSYSKVIHRLPMPYEGDELHHSGWNSCSSCYRDPSAARRYLVLPSLISGRIYAIDTQKDPRAPSLYKVVEPDDVIQKTGLAFPHTAHCLASGEILVSCLGDKDGNAEGNGFLLLDSDFNVKGRWEKPGHSPLFGYDFWYQPRHNTMISSSWGAPSAFTKGFNLQHVTDGLYGRHLHVYTWPGGELKQTLDLGNTGLLPLEVRFLHNPSEAIGYVGCALTSNMVRFFKNPDGSWGHEIAIAVKPVKVQNWILPEMPGLITDFLISLDDRFLYLANWLHGDIRQYNIEDPANPKLTGQVFVGGVFQKGNSVLAEAEDGSTYQVDVPEVQGHRLRGGPQMIQLSLDGKRLYATNSLFSTWDRQFYPELLEKGGHILQIDVDTEKGGLAINPRFFVDFGAEPDGPSLAHEMRYPGGDCTSDIWI; this is encoded by the exons ATGGCGACGGATGTGGAGGTGGTGCAGCATGGTACGGCGGAGATTAATGGATGTTGCAAAAAAGGACCTGGTTATGCTTCTCCACTTGAAGCTATGGCTGGTCCTAAAGAATCTTTAATTTATGTCACCTGTATTTATACTG GTACAGGAAGGGGAAAACCTGACTACTTAGCTACAGTAGATGTAGATCCTAATTCACCATCTTATTCCAAAGTAATCCATAGGCTTCCTATGCCTTATGAGGGTGATGAATTGCATCATTCTGGTTGGAATTCTTGCAGTTCTTGTTATCGTGATCCTTCAGCTGCTCGACGATATCTCGTCCTGCCTTCACTTAT ATCAGGACGCATTTATGCAATCGACACGCAAAAGGATCCAAGGGCTCCCAGTTTGTACAAAGTTGTTGAGCCAGATGATGTGATCCAAAAGACAGGATTAGCGTTCCCTCACACCGCTCACTGCCTTGCTTCTGGTGAGATACTGGTGTCATGTCTCGGAGACAAAGATGGAAATGCTGAGGGGAACGGATTTCTTCTTCTTGATTCAGACTTTAACGTGAAAGGAAG ATGGGAAAAACCAGGGCATAGTCCGCTCTTTGGTTATGACTTCTGGTACCAGCCTCGACATAACACCATGATCAGTTCATCCTGGGGGGCTCCATCCGCTTTCACGAAAGGTTTCAATCTCCAGCATGTTACTGATGGACTTTATGGACGGCATTTGCATGTCTACACATGGCCTGGTGGTGAACTAAAACAGACATTGGATCTTGGAAACACCGGCCTCCTGCCTCTAGAG GTAAGGTTCTTGCATAATCCATCTGAAGCGATTGGATATGTGGGGTGTGCTTTGACCAGTAACATGGTGCGATTTTTCAAGAATCCAGATGGCTCGTGGGGTCATGAGATAGCAATTGCTGTAAAACCAGTGAAGGTGCAGAACTGGATTCTTCCGGAAATGCCTGGTCTTATTACCGACTTTCTGATCTCTCTTGACGATCGTTTTCTATACCTAGCAAACTGGCTACATGGTGACATTAGACAGTACAATATCGAGGACCCTGCCAATCCTAAGTTGACTGGTCAAGTATTTGTTGGAGGAGTGTTTCAAAAAGGAAACTCTGTACTCGCTGAGGCTGAAGATGGTTCAACATACCAAGTGGATGTCCCAGAAGTCCAG GGACATCGGTTGAGAGGGGGGCCTCAGATGATACAGTTGAGTCTAGACGGGAAGCGATTGTACGCTACAAACTCGTTGTTTAGTACATGGGACCGTCAATTCTACCCCGAGCTATTGGAGAAAGGAGGTCACATATTACAAATCGACGTTGACACTGAGAAAGGTGGCCTTGCAATAAACCCGAGATTTTTTGTTGATTTCGGAGCAGAACCTGATGGTCCATCCTTGGCTCATGAAATGAGGTATCCTGGTGGTGACTGCACTTCTGATATTTGGATATAA